From bacterium, a single genomic window includes:
- the rpsG gene encoding 30S ribosomal protein S7, producing MARSRKPAKRSWPPDSKYGSPLITRFVNSVVSRGKRSTAERIFYDAMDIVAEKTGEDPLAVFNRAINNVKPSLEVKSRRVGGATYQVPVEVPQQRRAALAIRWLKAAALARSEHGMENKLAGEILDAAKGAGTAYKKKEDTHRMAEANKAFAHYRW from the coding sequence ATGGCGCGCTCGCGCAAACCAGCGAAACGCAGTTGGCCGCCCGATTCCAAATACGGGTCGCCCCTTATTACGAGGTTCGTCAATAGCGTCGTGTCGCGGGGCAAACGCTCCACAGCCGAGCGTATCTTCTACGACGCGATGGATATCGTGGCCGAGAAGACGGGCGAAGACCCGCTGGCCGTGTTCAACCGGGCCATCAACAACGTGAAACCGTCGCTGGAGGTCAAATCGCGGCGGGTGGGCGGCGCCACGTACCAGGTACCGGTAGAGGTACCGCAGCAGCGGCGCGCGGCGCTGGCCATACGTTGGCTCAAGGCGGCGGCCCTGGCCAGGTCGGAACACGGCATGGAGAATAAATTGGCCGGAGAGATCCTGGACGCCGCCAAGGGTGCCGGCACGGCGTACAAGAAAAAGGAGGATACGCACCGGATGGCCGAGGCCAACAAGGCTTTTGCCCACTACCGTTGGTAA
- the rpsL gene encoding 30S ribosomal protein S12 — translation MPTINQLVRHGRGKARKKSKSPALAKCPQRRGVCTRVWTVTPKKPNSALRKVARVRLTTGTEVTAYIPGVGHNLQEHSIVLVRGGRVKDIPGVRYHVIRGTFDASSVTDRNRSRSKYGVKKPKKVK, via the coding sequence ATGCCGACAATCAATCAGCTCGTACGACACGGCCGCGGCAAGGCACGGAAGAAGTCCAAATCGCCCGCGCTCGCCAAATGCCCGCAACGGCGCGGCGTTTGCACGCGGGTGTGGACCGTAACGCCCAAGAAACCCAATTCGGCGCTCCGTAAGGTGGCCCGCGTCCGTCTTACTACCGGGACGGAAGTGACGGCCTATATCCCCGGCGTGGGCCATAACCTGCAGGAGCACTCGATCGTCCTCGTGCGCGGCGGCCGCGTTAAGGACATCCCGGGCGTCCGCTACCACGTCATTCGCGGCACCTTCGACGCTTCGAGCGTAACCGACCGCAACCGCAGCCGTTCGAAGTACGGCGTCAAAAAGCCCAAGAAGGTGAAGTAG
- the rpoC gene encoding DNA-directed RNA polymerase subunit beta': MIWGLYDDKRKQRKEFAAVTIGIASPEKILSWSHGEVKKAETINYRTFRPERDGLFCERIFGPTKDWECACGKYKRIKNRNVICDRCGVEVTESRVRRERMGHIKLVSPVAHIWFVKGAPNYVANLLGISSRDLERVVYYASYLVVDPGLKSETGLAAGQVISEEQYRGLYEKFPGEFVAEMGAPAVRRLLEELDLETLSVELKVQLDETRSKQKRKTLLKRLQLVESVRKSGNRPEWMVLEVLPVLPPDLRPLVPLDGGRFATSDLNDLYRTVINRNNRLRKLIEIKAPDVILRNEKRMLQESVDALLDNGRRGYAVRGVNNRPLKSLSDNLKGKLGRFRQNLLGKRVDYSGRAVIVVGPELKLHECGIPKKMALELFKPFIIQKLEEHGFVHTIKSAKRLVEQVKPEVWDILEECIRDHPVMLNRAPTLHRLGIQAFKPVLVEGSAIRIHPLVCTAFNADFDGDQMAVHVPLSPEAQLEAKLLMASTRNILSPAHGKPLATPTQDIVLGCYALTKPKEGEKGQGKAFADVDEVTLAHELGEVGRYAKVKVRLYGELIDTTVGRVLFNEVLPDDFVFVNKTVDKKTVGGIVAEVYKKYGLARTVSLLDDLKDLGFLHATLAGVTFGVDDLVVPPEKATLIEETKREVEKIDKLYKQQAITYGERYNMVIDAWTRTTDVLGELVFDRLSKDAKGFNPVFIMADSGARGSQNQIRQLCGLRGLMAKPQKKITGRIGEIIEQPILSNFREGLSVLEYFISTHGGRKGLADTALKTADAGYLTRRLVDAAHDLIVTEGDCRTLLGIEMTALKEGEEVIASLGDRVLGRVALEDLYDPVTGELIVAANQLIDEEEAEKIEMSNVTSAKIRSVLTCESRRGVCTLCYGKNLAAGKLVDVGEAVGVIAAQSIGEPGTQLTLRTFHVGGTASRIVEQSKISAKVAGKARFERLRKVKRPDGSTVVLSRNAELNVVDEEGRDRIKYTVPYGAALQAKDGQLLEKGQVIYEWDPYSEPILADVDGVVELRDIIDGVTLREEVDAAGLIQRVVVGGTRRKDLDPHIIVHTGDGGKDVEYPVPFGGYLSVHDGERVEAGKLLVKLPREIGKTRDITGGLPRVAELFEARRPKNPAIIAEIDGHVEIKGTRKGKRKIVVGGEHQAKEYEIPQGKHLKVHEGDLVTAGQQLCDGNIDPHDILRVKGDKEVQEYLVNEIQEVYRLQGVDINDKHLESIVRKMLRKVKIETVGDTEFLPEQVVDKFKFRDINEKMIGQGKKPATASPILQGITEAALSTDSFISAASFQKTTHILAEAAFAGKRDNLLGLKENVIMGHLIPAGLGAFDALKLKLQVKEELPAEVEEPEEELVREK; this comes from the coding sequence GTGATCTGGGGACTCTACGACGACAAGAGGAAGCAGCGGAAAGAGTTCGCGGCCGTCACCATCGGCATAGCCTCGCCCGAGAAGATCCTGTCGTGGTCGCACGGCGAGGTGAAGAAGGCCGAGACCATCAACTATCGGACGTTCCGGCCGGAACGTGACGGCCTGTTCTGCGAGCGCATTTTCGGCCCCACCAAGGATTGGGAGTGCGCCTGCGGCAAGTACAAACGCATCAAGAACCGCAACGTCATCTGCGACCGCTGCGGCGTCGAGGTGACCGAGTCGCGGGTGCGCCGCGAGCGGATGGGCCACATCAAGCTCGTATCGCCGGTGGCGCACATATGGTTCGTCAAGGGCGCGCCCAACTACGTCGCCAACCTGTTGGGCATCTCGAGCCGGGACCTGGAGCGCGTCGTCTACTACGCCTCCTATCTCGTCGTCGACCCGGGCCTTAAGTCCGAGACCGGCCTCGCCGCCGGCCAGGTTATCTCGGAGGAGCAGTACCGCGGCCTCTACGAGAAATTCCCGGGCGAATTCGTCGCCGAGATGGGGGCGCCCGCGGTCCGGCGGTTGCTCGAGGAGCTGGACCTGGAGACGTTGTCGGTGGAGCTCAAGGTACAGCTCGACGAGACGAGGTCGAAGCAAAAACGGAAGACGCTGTTGAAGAGGCTGCAGCTCGTCGAATCGGTGCGTAAGTCGGGGAACCGGCCGGAGTGGATGGTCCTGGAGGTCCTCCCGGTGCTGCCGCCGGACCTCAGGCCGTTGGTGCCGCTCGACGGCGGCCGCTTCGCCACCTCGGACCTCAACGACCTCTACCGGACCGTGATCAACCGGAACAACCGCCTCCGCAAGCTTATAGAGATCAAGGCGCCGGACGTCATCCTCCGCAACGAGAAGAGGATGCTGCAGGAGTCGGTGGACGCGCTGTTGGACAACGGCCGCCGGGGCTACGCCGTGCGCGGCGTCAACAACCGCCCCCTCAAGTCGCTGTCCGATAACCTCAAGGGCAAGCTGGGGCGCTTCCGCCAGAACCTGTTGGGTAAGCGGGTGGATTACTCGGGCCGCGCCGTCATCGTCGTCGGGCCGGAGCTCAAGCTCCACGAGTGCGGCATCCCCAAGAAGATGGCCTTGGAGCTCTTCAAGCCGTTCATCATCCAGAAGCTCGAGGAGCACGGCTTCGTTCACACCATCAAGAGCGCCAAGCGCCTGGTCGAGCAAGTCAAGCCGGAGGTGTGGGACATCCTGGAGGAGTGCATCCGCGACCACCCGGTCATGCTCAACCGCGCGCCCACGCTGCACCGCCTCGGCATCCAGGCCTTCAAGCCGGTGTTGGTCGAGGGCTCGGCCATCAGGATACACCCGCTGGTGTGCACCGCCTTCAACGCCGACTTCGACGGCGACCAGATGGCGGTTCACGTCCCGCTCTCGCCCGAGGCCCAGCTCGAGGCCAAGCTGTTGATGGCGAGCACGCGCAACATCCTTTCGCCGGCGCACGGTAAGCCGCTCGCCACCCCCACCCAGGATATCGTCCTGGGGTGTTACGCCCTCACCAAGCCCAAGGAGGGCGAGAAGGGCCAGGGCAAAGCGTTCGCCGACGTCGACGAGGTTACGTTGGCCCACGAACTGGGAGAAGTGGGCCGGTACGCCAAGGTAAAGGTCCGCCTGTACGGCGAGCTAATAGACACCACCGTGGGTCGGGTGCTGTTCAACGAGGTCTTGCCGGACGACTTCGTCTTCGTTAACAAGACGGTCGACAAGAAGACGGTGGGCGGCATTGTAGCGGAAGTCTATAAGAAGTACGGCCTCGCCCGCACGGTCTCGCTTTTAGACGACCTGAAAGACCTGGGCTTCCTACACGCCACGTTGGCCGGCGTCACGTTCGGCGTCGACGACCTGGTCGTGCCGCCCGAAAAAGCGACCCTCATCGAGGAGACCAAACGCGAGGTCGAAAAGATCGACAAGCTCTACAAGCAGCAGGCCATAACGTACGGCGAGCGCTACAATATGGTCATCGACGCCTGGACCCGGACCACCGACGTCCTGGGCGAGTTGGTCTTCGACCGTTTGTCGAAGGACGCCAAGGGCTTCAACCCGGTATTTATTATGGCGGATTCCGGCGCGCGGGGTTCGCAGAACCAGATCCGCCAGCTATGCGGCTTGCGGGGTTTGATGGCGAAACCGCAGAAAAAAATCACCGGCCGCATAGGCGAGATCATCGAGCAGCCTATCCTCTCCAACTTCCGCGAGGGCCTGTCGGTGTTGGAGTACTTCATTTCGACGCACGGCGGCCGCAAGGGCCTGGCCGATACGGCGCTCAAGACCGCGGATGCCGGCTACCTCACGCGGCGGCTGGTGGACGCGGCCCACGACCTCATCGTTACCGAAGGCGACTGCCGCACGCTCCTCGGCATCGAGATGACGGCCCTCAAAGAGGGCGAGGAGGTAATCGCCTCGCTGGGCGACCGGGTGTTGGGTCGCGTGGCGTTGGAGGACCTATACGACCCGGTTACCGGCGAGCTCATCGTCGCCGCCAACCAGCTCATAGACGAGGAAGAGGCCGAGAAGATCGAGATGTCCAACGTGACGTCGGCCAAGATACGGTCCGTTTTGACGTGCGAGTCGCGCCGGGGGGTATGCACCCTCTGCTACGGCAAAAACCTCGCCGCCGGCAAGCTGGTGGACGTGGGGGAGGCGGTGGGCGTCATCGCGGCCCAGTCCATAGGCGAACCCGGGACGCAGCTCACGCTCCGGACCTTCCACGTCGGCGGCACGGCCAGCCGCATCGTAGAACAGTCCAAGATCTCGGCCAAAGTCGCCGGTAAGGCCCGCTTCGAGCGGCTGCGGAAAGTAAAAAGGCCGGACGGCTCGACGGTCGTCCTGTCGCGCAACGCCGAGCTGAACGTCGTCGACGAGGAGGGCCGGGACCGCATAAAGTACACCGTGCCGTACGGCGCGGCGCTGCAGGCGAAGGACGGCCAGCTATTGGAGAAGGGTCAGGTTATATACGAGTGGGACCCGTACAGCGAGCCCATTCTCGCCGACGTCGACGGCGTGGTTGAGCTCCGCGACATCATCGACGGCGTTACGCTCCGCGAAGAGGTGGACGCCGCGGGCCTCATTCAACGCGTAGTCGTAGGCGGCACCAGACGCAAGGACCTCGACCCCCACATTATCGTCCACACCGGCGACGGCGGCAAAGACGTCGAATACCCCGTACCGTTCGGCGGGTACTTGAGCGTACACGACGGCGAGAGGGTCGAGGCCGGCAAGCTGTTGGTCAAACTCCCGCGCGAAATAGGCAAGACGCGCGACATCACCGGCGGCCTCCCGCGCGTCGCGGAATTGTTCGAGGCGCGCCGGCCCAAGAACCCGGCCATAATCGCCGAGATCGACGGCCACGTCGAGATCAAAGGTACCCGGAAGGGTAAACGCAAGATCGTAGTCGGCGGCGAACATCAAGCCAAGGAATACGAGATACCCCAGGGAAAACACCTGAAGGTGCACGAGGGCGACCTGGTAACCGCAGGCCAGCAGCTGTGCGACGGTAACATCGACCCGCACGACATCCTCCGCGTCAAAGGCGACAAGGAGGTCCAGGAATACCTGGTTAACGAGATCCAGGAAGTTTACCGGTTGCAGGGCGTCGACATCAACGATAAACATCTCGAGTCCATCGTGCGCAAAATGCTGCGTAAGGTTAAGATCGAGACGGTGGGCGATACCGAGTTTTTACCCGAGCAGGTGGTGGACAAATTCAAGTTCCGCGACATCAACGAGAAGATGATAGGCCAGGGCAAGAAGCCGGCGACGGCCAGCCCCATCTTACAGGGCATAACCGAAGCGGCGCTGTCCACCGATTCGTTTATCAGCGCGGCCTCCTTCCAGAAGACGACACACATCTTGGCGGAGGCGGCCTTCGCCGGCAAGCGCGATAACCTGTTGGGTTTGAAGGAGAACGTCATCATGGGACACTTGATCCCGGCGGGGCTCGGGGCTTTCGACGCGTTAAAGTTGAAGCTCCAGGTCAAAGAAGAGCTACCGGCGGAGGTCGAGGAGCCCGAGGAGGAATTGGTCCGGGAGAAGTAA
- the rpoB gene encoding DNA-directed RNA polymerase subunit beta — protein sequence MTIKRISFADKAEPIDIPNLLEIQKKSYEDFLQHLALPNKRRSQGLQYIFENTFPIYDFNGDCYLEFVEYNIGYTKYTIEECKVKGMTYGVPLRAKFRFVVREREAAGKEPRVVDVREEELYLGEIPMMTERGSFIINGAERVIVSQLHRSPGLVFKQTEHSSGKVLYGASIIPHRGAWLEIAFDVNGVVNFSIDRTNRQPRIPVTVLLRAFGYGDAGEIAKLFFDVESVNVSRRTGLLGNYLASDVKTAEGTTLFKRFTQIDENVLDLLRDNRVKAADVLASRNGLEVGAILPTFRKDDDSRVKTRADALIKIYNEIRPGDLSNVETAEAAFENLFANPKRYDLSRVGRRKLDVKLGLDFPLEDRTLHDEDVLETVRELATLHAQEGDVDDVDHLGNRRVRAVGELLEYRFQVGLTRMERVIRERMSILDLEDSMPRDLVNAKPLMSAVREFFGSSQLSQFLDQINPLAELTHKRRLSALGPGGLSRERANFEVRDVHYTHYGRMCPIETPEGPNIGLITSLATYARINEFGFIETPYLRVKNGRVTDEVVYLDAGEEDDYTVGQANAPVDRRGRFTADYVYARRRGEFILVEPREVDFVDISPRQLVSISTSLIPFLEHDDANRALMGSNMQRQAVPLVNTEAAYVATGIENRVARDSGVVVMAEAAGTVEKVTADEIIVRPDTAEDDAAYGWFEPDVYKLKKHERTNQDTCFNQVPIIKKGERVRAGQVIADGPATKDGELALGRNILVAFMPWMGYNFEDAIVVSKKLVESEVFTSIHVEEFEIECRETKLGREEITRDIPNVGSDALKNLDEAGVIRVGAEVHAGDILVGKVAPKGESELTPEERLLRAIFAEKAGDVRDASLKAPPGMDGIVVDVKVFSRKERERADGRARAHEVKRIDKLENEKKEKVDAGREVCEKQLTKLLLGSTFSYRLVDDVTNDMLLGKGSKVTPAVLRKKVLEPVVERRVRIRGVVGRNVEKVVSRFHSYAQEVSSHIDKEIDRIRKGDDLPPGVLKMVKVYVARKRRLTIGDKMAGRHGNKGVVAKIVPEEDMPFMEDGTPVDIILNPLGVPSRLNVGQIFETHLGWAAHKLNEFFECPIFEGGSEEEIKRHLEVAGIPTSGKVTLYDGRIGDPFSHDVTVGYIYLFKLLHLADDKIHARSVGPYSLVTQQPLGGKGQFGGQRFGEMEVWALEAYGAAYTLQELLTVKSDDVLGRARTYEAIVKGRNIPEADTPESFNVLINELRALCLDVHPEEA from the coding sequence TTGACGATCAAAAGAATATCTTTTGCCGACAAGGCCGAGCCGATAGATATCCCCAACCTGCTGGAGATCCAGAAGAAGTCGTACGAGGACTTCCTCCAGCACCTGGCGCTGCCCAATAAGCGCCGGTCCCAGGGCCTGCAGTACATCTTCGAAAATACGTTCCCCATCTACGACTTCAACGGCGATTGCTACCTCGAGTTCGTCGAGTACAACATCGGCTACACCAAGTACACCATCGAGGAATGTAAGGTCAAGGGGATGACGTACGGCGTACCGCTGCGCGCGAAGTTCCGGTTCGTGGTGCGCGAACGCGAGGCGGCGGGCAAAGAACCGCGGGTGGTCGACGTCCGGGAAGAGGAGCTCTATCTGGGCGAGATCCCGATGATGACCGAGCGCGGGTCGTTCATTATCAACGGCGCGGAGCGGGTCATCGTCTCCCAGCTGCACCGCTCGCCGGGGCTGGTCTTCAAGCAGACGGAACACTCCAGCGGGAAGGTCCTCTACGGCGCGTCCATCATCCCCCATCGCGGCGCCTGGCTCGAGATCGCGTTCGACGTCAACGGCGTCGTCAACTTCTCCATCGACCGGACGAACCGGCAGCCGCGCATACCGGTGACGGTCCTGCTGCGCGCCTTCGGTTACGGCGACGCCGGCGAAATCGCGAAGCTCTTCTTCGACGTGGAGTCGGTCAACGTCTCGCGGCGGACGGGCCTACTCGGCAACTACTTGGCGTCCGACGTCAAGACCGCGGAAGGCACCACGCTCTTCAAGCGGTTCACGCAAATCGACGAGAACGTGCTCGACCTGCTGCGCGACAACCGCGTCAAGGCGGCGGACGTCCTGGCCTCGCGCAACGGCCTGGAGGTCGGCGCTATATTGCCGACGTTCCGCAAGGACGACGACAGCCGCGTCAAGACCCGCGCCGACGCGCTGATAAAAATTTACAACGAGATCCGCCCGGGCGACCTCTCCAACGTGGAGACGGCGGAGGCCGCGTTCGAGAACCTCTTCGCCAATCCCAAGCGGTACGACCTGAGCAGGGTAGGCCGCCGCAAGCTCGACGTCAAGCTGGGACTGGATTTCCCGTTGGAGGATAGGACCCTGCACGATGAAGACGTGCTCGAGACGGTGCGCGAGCTGGCGACGCTGCACGCCCAGGAGGGCGACGTGGACGACGTCGACCATCTCGGCAACCGGCGCGTGCGCGCGGTGGGCGAGCTGTTGGAGTACCGCTTCCAGGTGGGATTGACCCGTATGGAGCGCGTCATCCGCGAGCGGATGAGCATCCTCGACCTGGAAGACAGCATGCCGCGGGACCTGGTGAACGCGAAGCCGCTCATGAGCGCGGTGAGGGAGTTTTTCGGCTCGAGCCAGCTCAGCCAGTTCCTGGACCAGATCAACCCGCTGGCCGAACTCACCCACAAGCGGCGCCTCTCGGCGCTGGGCCCCGGCGGCCTTTCCCGCGAACGCGCCAACTTCGAAGTGCGCGACGTTCACTACACCCACTACGGCCGGATGTGCCCCATCGAGACGCCGGAGGGACCCAACATCGGCCTTATCACCAGCCTCGCGACCTATGCCCGCATCAACGAGTTCGGCTTCATCGAGACGCCTTACCTGCGCGTGAAGAACGGCCGCGTCACCGACGAGGTCGTCTACCTCGACGCCGGTGAAGAGGACGACTACACCGTCGGCCAGGCCAACGCGCCGGTCGACCGCCGGGGGCGCTTCACCGCCGACTACGTGTACGCGCGCCGGCGGGGCGAGTTCATTCTGGTCGAGCCCCGGGAAGTGGACTTCGTCGACATATCGCCGCGGCAGCTCGTCTCCATCTCCACTTCTTTGATCCCGTTCCTGGAGCACGACGACGCCAACCGCGCCCTCATGGGGTCCAATATGCAGCGGCAGGCGGTGCCGTTGGTGAATACCGAGGCGGCGTACGTCGCCACCGGTATCGAAAACCGCGTGGCGCGCGATTCGGGCGTGGTCGTGATGGCCGAGGCCGCGGGCACGGTCGAAAAGGTCACGGCCGACGAGATCATCGTCCGCCCCGATACCGCCGAGGACGACGCCGCGTACGGGTGGTTCGAGCCGGATGTCTATAAATTAAAAAAGCACGAGCGGACGAACCAGGACACCTGTTTCAACCAGGTTCCCATCATCAAGAAGGGGGAGCGGGTGAGGGCCGGCCAGGTCATCGCGGACGGCCCGGCGACCAAGGACGGTGAACTCGCGCTCGGCCGGAACATCCTCGTCGCGTTCATGCCGTGGATGGGCTACAACTTCGAGGACGCCATCGTGGTGAGTAAAAAACTGGTCGAGAGCGAAGTTTTTACTTCCATCCACGTCGAGGAATTCGAGATCGAGTGCCGCGAGACCAAGCTCGGCCGGGAGGAGATTACCCGCGACATACCCAACGTCGGCTCCGACGCGCTCAAGAACCTCGACGAGGCCGGAGTAATACGCGTCGGCGCCGAAGTACACGCCGGCGATATACTGGTGGGCAAGGTCGCCCCCAAGGGCGAGTCCGAGCTCACCCCGGAGGAGCGGTTGTTGCGCGCTATCTTCGCCGAAAAGGCGGGGGACGTACGCGACGCCTCGCTCAAGGCGCCGCCCGGGATGGACGGCATCGTCGTCGACGTGAAGGTCTTCTCGCGCAAGGAGCGAGAAAGGGCCGACGGCCGCGCGCGCGCCCACGAGGTTAAGCGCATCGACAAACTCGAGAACGAAAAGAAGGAGAAGGTCGACGCCGGGCGCGAAGTGTGCGAGAAGCAGCTCACCAAGCTCCTGTTAGGCAGTACCTTCAGCTACCGGTTGGTTGACGACGTGACGAACGATATGCTATTGGGCAAAGGGTCCAAGGTAACGCCCGCCGTGCTTCGCAAAAAGGTACTGGAGCCGGTGGTCGAACGGCGCGTCCGGATCCGCGGGGTCGTGGGTCGGAACGTAGAGAAAGTAGTGAGCCGATTCCACAGCTACGCCCAAGAGGTCTCGAGCCACATAGATAAGGAGATCGACCGCATCCGCAAGGGCGACGACTTGCCGCCCGGCGTGCTCAAGATGGTTAAAGTGTACGTCGCGCGCAAGCGGCGCCTCACCATCGGCGATAAGATGGCCGGCCGCCACGGCAACAAGGGCGTCGTCGCGAAAATAGTGCCGGAAGAGGATATGCCTTTTATGGAAGACGGCACGCCGGTCGACATTATCCTCAACCCGTTGGGCGTACCGAGCCGGCTCAACGTGGGCCAGATCTTCGAAACCCACCTCGGGTGGGCGGCGCACAAATTGAACGAATTCTTCGAGTGCCCGATCTTCGAGGGCGGTTCCGAAGAAGAGATAAAGCGCCACCTGGAGGTGGCCGGCATCCCGACCTCGGGGAAGGTGACGCTGTACGACGGCCGCATCGGCGACCCGTTCAGCCACGACGTAACCGTCGGTTACATCTACCTGTTTAAATTGCTGCACCTGGCCGACGACAAGATCCACGCGCGGTCGGTCGGGCCGTACTCGCTGGTGACGCAGCAACCGTTGGGCGGAAAGGGCCAGTTCGGCGGCCAGCGCTTCGGCGAGATGGAGGTTTGGGCCCTGGAGGCCTACGGCGCTGCGTATACGCTGCAGGAGCTGTTGACCGTCAAGTCCGACGACGTCCTGGGGCGCGCCCGCACCTACGAGGCCATCGTCAAAGGGCGCAACATACCGGAAGCCGATACGCCCGAATCGTTCAACGTTTTAATAAACGAACTCCGGGCGTTGTGCCTGGACGTTCATCCGGAGGAAGCGTGA
- the rplL gene encoding 50S ribosomal protein L7/L12: MTKDDIKEAIKSMTVLELSELVKELEEEFGVTAAAPVAFAAAPADAAPAAEEKTEFNVTLKAIGDNKIPVIKVVREVTGLGLKEAKDLVDGAPSAVKEGLSKEDAEQVKAKLEEVGATVGLE, translated from the coding sequence ATGACCAAGGACGATATCAAGGAAGCCATAAAGTCGATGACGGTGCTCGAGCTCTCGGAGCTGGTTAAAGAGCTCGAGGAGGAATTCGGCGTTACGGCCGCGGCGCCGGTAGCGTTCGCGGCGGCCCCGGCCGACGCGGCGCCGGCCGCGGAGGAGAAGACCGAGTTCAACGTGACGTTGAAGGCCATCGGCGACAATAAAATCCCGGTCATCAAAGTAGTCCGCGAGGTGACGGGGCTGGGTTTGAAAGAGGCCAAGGATCTCGTGGACGGCGCGCCCTCCGCCGTCAAGGAAGGTCTGTCGAAGGAGGACGCGGAACAGGTCAAAGCGAAGCTGGAAGAAGTCGGGGCTACCGTTGGGTTGGAGTAA
- the rplJ gene encoding 50S ribosomal protein L10: MPISRQKKEEILADLKAALGEAGGALFTDFRGVDVAGMTDLRAKLRAEGSRYVVAKRTLAERALTEAPAETLNTLLDGATGIAFVGEEPVAVAKVLVDFRKEYESFVIKGGLLGGEFIGPEKIGALAKTPPREVLLATLFAAMKSPHTSLAAVLAGTIRKAVATLAAVADKKREEEAPAEA, encoded by the coding sequence ATGCCTATTAGCAGACAGAAGAAGGAAGAGATACTGGCCGACCTCAAGGCGGCCTTGGGCGAGGCTGGCGGCGCGTTGTTCACCGACTTCCGCGGCGTGGACGTCGCCGGGATGACGGACCTCCGAGCCAAATTGCGCGCGGAGGGCTCGCGCTACGTCGTCGCCAAACGCACGTTGGCGGAACGCGCCCTGACCGAAGCGCCGGCCGAGACGCTGAATACGTTGCTCGACGGAGCTACGGGCATCGCCTTCGTGGGCGAAGAGCCGGTCGCCGTCGCGAAGGTCCTGGTCGATTTCCGCAAGGAGTACGAGAGCTTCGTCATAAAGGGCGGCCTGTTGGGCGGCGAGTTCATCGGGCCGGAGAAGATCGGCGCGCTGGCCAAGACGCCGCCGCGCGAAGTACTCCTGGCGACGCTGTTCGCGGCCATGAAGTCGCCGCACACTTCGCTGGCCGCCGTTTTGGCGGGAACGATCCGTAAGGCGGTCGCGACGTTGGCCGCGGTAGCCGATAAGAAAAGAGAAGAGGAAGCCCCGGCCGAGGCTTAG